The Biomphalaria glabrata chromosome 1, xgBioGlab47.1, whole genome shotgun sequence sequence aggaaatcatgtctcatattcttttttactgccccagacttgctaaTCTCTGTCTCAAAAGGTCTGAAAAACCACAAATTCTCATCCTGTATAGtgacacttatatatatatatatatgaatgggAAGTTAacaaatctatatataaataacaagtaggcctaacattcaaaagtttttttataaAGACAATATCAATTCCTCCTTTAAAGAGTCTGATCAATTTTTTGTAAGAGTGATTATttaactcttaataactaataaatgatagctatttaaaaaaatggaacaatttttaacaattacatcaattccCCCtgcccacaaaaaaaaaaaaaatcctaagcAAATGCATAAAATCCACTCAGAATATATACAATTTTAacgataggcctatagatcaaGACTTAGAAGAGGGTGCACAAAATGTTTCTCAATGtctatttattaaactctttaattaataaaaccTACATGTGAGGATACCCACTGACATGTGTCTGTTCATGATAAAGATTgtctagaccaaatttaattttaaaagataatatttagaaaaactataatggtcaaactagagtttcctTGCCAATCAGCTAGTAATTGtcttctagaaaaatcgttagagccatttacGAGAATCATGTCCACCCAGGTACCAGCCAGTTTCTAGTTGCCATGAAGAAATTATAAGCGCAGaagaggaatttaaaaaaaaaatgattttaaaaacttttaaaaagagaaagactttttaaaaaataactgttTTTTAGTGCACTCATAAAGATTGAGCAGTTTGGTGTGTTAAGTGTTCTgagaaaaataaagttttgacCAAACTAATGATTACTGAAATGAAACTGTTTTCCATATGCACCTGTTGATCAATATGtacccaaagaaaaaaaaatgtttttattacaaatatttcagAAAAGTATGTACTGGGAATTATACAGAACTGTTAAAACATTAGAAGCATGATAAAAACATGCATTTTATGTACTTATCTAATAGTTATACATAGCAATTCTTATTGTTGAAATAGATGTATCTTTTTTAtctcaaaataattattaatgagCAATGTAGCCTAAAAAGATACACAATTAATTAGAGCCGTTTCTGCAAGACAAATGCACACTATGATTGCTAGCAATAGTTCTTTATGATCTTAATTTAAGCTGTTTacatgttttaataatttagaCAGTTGTATActtgttttaataatttagacagttgtttacatgttttaataatttaaacagTTGTTATTCAGGTCTTGCATTTTATGAGGATCTGTTAACCCCAGTTACTATGCAAGAAGCTGAAGCATTTGAAACTTTGATAAGAACAGAAATGAAGAAGATTTCCCCATTAAGCATAGTAACTGTAACTGGTGGTTTTAGAAggtaagatatatatataggcctataagcCGCCAATAACCTTCTTTCACACACATATACTTTTGTTGATTAATCAACAGCAGAACATAACAGTATTGTTTTTGTTCCTGTTACTAGTTGGTTATTTATTCAGTCTCTCAAGATATAAATCAAACTTAATGATATATACAATAGCATTAGATCCTATGCTGGTTTTACAGTTCACACATTATGGAACAAACAAAGGAAgtttactctttaaaaaaatgtgtaaagtaggcctaatctaaaaaaagtttcttttcatAAACTTCTGAAAAGAGCCAAGAGTGTCTTTTTGTGGTATGTCTTTATACACTAAGTTATGACACTCTTGAGTGGAAATGAAAATAGATTAAATATCTTGATTTATTTGGTACCTTAACATTCTTTAAGAGACTTAAGAGTTCTTATGGTAGGAAAACTTCAAAACTCAAATAGTTGTCCTTTTTTCTTACCACATTTTACCACATTACGATAAAATAAACTTAAGGTGtgcattaaaatgtttttatattaatactaatttttaaataattttggtATAGACATTCTGACTAGAGTCCTATTTATGTCTtacttgagtttgtttttttttaattctgtttttCAGAGGCAAATCCAATGGTCATGACATAGATATACTAATGACTCATCCAGATGAAGGTGCTGAAACTAACATTTTATCAAAACTCATGGGAGcattaaataaatgtgatttagTTCTTAAAGGATATTTTACACAAAACACATTTAGGTAAAAAAGGTAGAATTTTGttctaaaattactttttagttaTTCCCATAAgaggaaaagccgctattagttttgtgtagtcaatctgttaaatttaaatctcaaaaactagaagagcaATTGAAAATTTTATTATCTTTAGTGGCTTGTaaagttattaaattaataatgtaagatattttttcatcaaaatacattatgtttgtattgGGGGCCTACTctcaaaataatgtaaaaacatATGTATCTATTTGGGCCACTTATACCAGTGTCTTCTAGTGCATCAACTGTTAATTAATAACAGAAAATgtttatcaatatttaaaaaaacaactaataatgcactttttgTATACATACACATGATTACACATGTAAAAGCCAATGGGGCACTTCTTAGGACAGTGGTTTTAAACCGTTTACTGTTCTGTGCTATTTTCCACCAactgaagaaatattttttttcataagccTAAGTAActgtattttttataatgtaattaaatcatattataatttaaatatctaaTATGCATGTTGCATTTTCATTTGAGAAACCGAACATTGGCAAAGCTTTCGTGATTAATCAAGTAATAAACTGTAATATTtgtgtaatatatatttctgcttataattaaattacaaataaatgaaattttatcttaatgactttcatttattttacttgtCTATTGCGTATTCACCATATGACAATTTGAAAATTTCTGATTGCTGATACTCTTATAGCAAATTATGCAAAAACATACTAATGGCTTGAATTCACCTTCAATTctcaattctagatctatatagttaaaaacaaaaacctttgTTGCTTCAACAGTTTTACTATCTATAAGAATTTAGACCTAGACTAACCTATAAACATGCCCATTGAGAGAAGATCAGCCTTTCATCCGTCCGTAGTACACACTCCAGGACTCTAATTTTGCTATAAATCTCATAGTCTCTGTTGAAAACCATGCAATACTCATGATGGCCATATTCAGATACTGGACAAACAGAATCTTGTGCATTGGGTGTAAGGTTAATGTAACTGATTGTAGGCAATCAAGCTTTAGCCTTTTGTATGAGGGAAAATAGAAGTGTGGTTATTGTAGCTTGTAGCTCATAACTTCTGATATTCTTgctgaaaatatttatatctgtCAATCTACCTGCATTGCGGACCCATAGGCTttagtcttgttttttttcttattgatcaAATTTTTACTACATTTTCGAGAAAGCCCAATAATGTTTTAATCCTTCTGAACTGACCTGTAAAATCCTAAGACCACTGAAAAATTATTCTCAACAGTCAAGCATGGACCTAAATGGTCAAGACTATTCTGGGTTTGGGTCATACTACATAGCTCAGTATCCACCTCCAAATACTTTAAGTTGAAGCAGCCAAAAACCTAATACCACAGGAAATTTTTTTGTGGAAcgaaaaaatagagaaaaaaaaaacactacaggAAAAGGAAAAACATCAGCTTTTGTCACCTATATTCTATGTATTCTGTTAAAGAATAGATAGATTTATTAGataacaaaaatatgtttaaaaacattacattttgtttgcttgtCTTTATTCTAACAGCTCAGAGATGCTCTCTGATGATAGCAAGAAAGGTCTTCGAAGCCATTTTGACCATTTTGAAAAATGGATAGGTATTTGCAAATTTCCAAAGAGTTTTCAAACTGATCGAAAACTTCAATCAGTTAGAGATAGCTCTGAGACATTGCCTGAAAGTGCTCAACAGCTTTCCCATTACTCTAGAACAATACAGCATCAAGATGTTCTGCCTTCTGAACATGTCAACATCTCAGCAGATAATACCATGTCTCCATGCTCAAAACATACATTCAAGACTGATGATAAACAAAAGTCCCTTACAttaaaaagggaaagaactgaaATGCTAGAAGATTCTAGTCCTAAAAGCAAGAGATTTAAATATGAAGATTTAAGTGAAAAAGAAGTTATCTCTCTTGCTAATAGTGATAGAAACTGGACTGCTCGTCGTGTGGACTTAATCGTTTCCCCCTACTCTCAGTATTATTATGCTCTAGTGGGTTGGACGGGCAGCAAACACTTTAACCGTGACATTAGACTCTATGCTCAGAAAGTTCTGGGACTTCGATTGACCAGTCATGGATTATTTGACATGAAAAAGGTAAGATTGTTTATTGTTCActctgaaatgtaaaaaaaatgcatttatatgTGTGGTAAAGTGGGTATTCTTGGTGTTTCCATGAATTCAGTTTATGTAAAATGGAATATTTGTGATgtgatgttttaaattattctgattttcatcttttttaaagttcaacttttttgttatagtttttaataataaaataaatacagttTATCAAGAGatgtattattaattttatatattttctttggaactagtgtttatttttttatatatgtcaTTAGTCTTTAGTGggggggtgtggtggctgagtgggtaAGTGCTTTGATTgcaaacctgaggtcctgggtcaAATCTctctgaagactgggattttgaacttatAAATGcaatttttagggtgcccctgagtccacccaactataatgggtacctgactttagttggggaaagtaaaggctgttggtcattgtgctggccacatgacaccctgcttgttaactgttggccaaagaaacagatgacctcaacatcatctgccctatagactgcatggtctgaaaggggaacaatttttttttctcttccttcCTCCTTTCTCTATTATATCAATTTCaataaattgtaaacaaacaaacaaactctatTAATGtagctatttaaataactttaaatcAAAGAATATTAGTCTTAAATCTGGTTGTATTTATGTCATCAACAGGGAGAAGCTTTGCCTGCCAGTAGTGAAGAGGAAGTGTTTAGACATTTACAACTTCCATACAGAGAtccaatggaaagaaattgttaaatgtgtcaaaattttaataaataatttagcaTAAGAAATAATTGTCTTTGGTACTGTTTTTCTTTTGATAGTTAATTTGCTTCCACAAAAGTTACTGTATAATATAGTACAGACTAGTGATGGTTATTGAGTTATTTCATACTTTAGTGGACGGCAGAGatcttcttataaattaaagatatTTCTTTAAAGAGAAACATAATTACCTCCCCAGATTGACTGAGTCACTCTTtgaatcaaacaaacaataaaacgtCTTAATGCTTTTGAAGTTCATAAAGATCCCTGACTTGCTAgcctattttttgtttagttgttttACATTCCTTGattcattattaaattatatgctTTGTTTTGTAGTTCTCAAAATGCAATCtgacataatattttttttttctttaattctttGCCTCATTGAGTCAAGTCACTGGTATCATTCTCTAAATATGTGTTTCATAGCATTTCAAAGCATATCTAATACTGTTCTTAAACACTTATCTTGTTTCACTTGACCGCTACTCAAACCATCAAACAAGTTTGTTTGAAGAATGAAGATGCTCAATTGTTTTGATATATGTCTATTACTACAATTTCCTCAATTGGTCTATCTACCTTTTAAGCATTTATTACTGTAGAATGAGTGATTGTTGGTTTTCTGTCTATTATTCTTATGCTTAACTTATGAATATTCTTCTTTCATGTTTGACTATTACTAATTTTATCTGACATAAACAGCTAGTTTTACGTTTCATCAATTCCTTCAATTatcaatgtatttaaatattatcaTTTGTTCATAGTTTACTAGGATATTAAAATTAGTGTTTTTATGATTGCTATTGCAAAAATTGTAATGAAATTTTTAagacaaattaataataaaaaaaaaacaaggttacaaagacagtttgtgtggaaacacaaaattaaaatcggccccggaagtggtccacccagacaggCTTCActatttcagaaagaacatcctaatgaaattatatcaaagacaaatgagagataagaatggagaaagaaggttgacagatcttgtgtagtgcccttaactgtgctcttggaatttggggattgtcgtttgcatttttttttgttttgtttttagaagagaaggatttaactgcaaaaacccctggtagagggttttaaactcaactcCCCCcctggcagggggttttaaactcaaaaccaccctggtagggtttttttaaaactcaaaaccccttggctgcgctggggcaagtgatggtatagtattaaaatgtcacccaaaataaacaaaatcaagctaacaagattacaaagacagtttgtgtggaaacacaaactgaaaatcggcccccgaagtggtccacccaggaaggcttcaatattttcagaaagaacatccaaatgaaattatatcaaagacaaatgagagataagaatggagaaagaaggttgacagatcttgtgtagtgccccaacggtacagcagatcaaaggataggtgcaagtgaatgcaaagttagatgtgaacctggcctaactagtgcccctttcagaccttgtggtctatagggcagatgatgtaaagttcatctgtttttgtggcctacggttaacgagggtgtcatgtagccagcacaacgaccaaccgcctttacttttccccaactaatatcaggtacccattggagctgggtggactcagaggcgcctaacgattccgaagttgaaaatcccagtcttcaccaggattcgaacccgggaccctcggttcggaagctaagcgctttaccgagcctctcctggtcttcacttgatgtaattgttttgaatatGCTTAATCTTTTATTTGGATTTATTGTGAGCtatcataaaagaaaatgttcaaaatggattttacaagattactattcgttctaaattaggtttaacttaaaatgcatactaattagctttttctctttaaaaaacttcttgcataactggttttaaaaattagatttttcgatttcagggaaaaaaaaagtagccgttgcatcagaactttgaatggtctaaaatattgtgatgtccgattttcaatatcttttctagtttacgagatctaaacgggacagacgggcagtcatttcgcacaaaactaatagcgtcttttcccctttcgggggccgctaaaaaagacaaaactggtaatttaaaagaaatatttaactatcaaatattttggtgtttataaatttttgtttcttttgtaaaaaaaaataaataaataattatatattaatttctaTAAATGTCCTTCTGTGAAGAGATacacattacattttatttatgacAGCAGTATGTTAGGTTaaatttcatcattaatgaatgctgttttatttttttccttgtaaatctgtttcttttgctcaGCCTTGAGAAGAGGGAGGCAATGTCTGGTCTTTGCGTAATATATATGGTTATGTGTAACAGGGAAAGATGGAGGCTTATCTATCATTTTAGTATTCTCTGCTTTTATAATAGGAAGTTTTGAATATTGCAAGTCTCTGTCTCTAGATAGTCCTTGCTTGTTGTCAGCATCAATTCCTTTCCAGTCCTATAAGGTCACCTATTCGTTCATTCTTTGGATAGTTTCAAAAGTTCTGCATGACTGCATGCCTCTCACTTGATTGGATGTTGATGAAGGCAGCAGTCATACTCTAGTATTGGTATATTCTTTAACTTTCATGCTGGTCTTGGGCCTTTTTTGTTGACagttacattttaaagaaataaatggaCAATTAGAGGTAGAAGGATTTTTCTattctacaattatttttgtctAAATCTGTGTCATCTTTTGAAATGTGTGTAAGGCCTTCATCATTTTTGTGCTTTTGATCCATTGACTCTACGGTGGTTTTACTGCCTATGGTTTCTTTTCTAAGAACAATTTTTTGTTGGCGAAAGGGAAGAAGGATGTCTCCACTTAAAATGTGGTTGTCTTGGACAGGGAACACACTGTTTTCCCACAAGCTCAGGGCGTCACCATCTGGTTTTCGCACTGATCTCAAGATGAAACTGTCCGAGATATCCAGCAGTTTTGTTTCGGGAGAAGCTTTGACATTGTGACCTCTGCTATTGTCTGATTTGTTCTCTGTAACATGTTTCGCTTTGTTTGTGGAAGTTGATGAATCACTGATTGCTGATTGCTCTTCAGAACTGGAGCTCTCTAAGGAAGTTTCTTctgtgttattttgtttgtttttgtttttatcttttttcttgtctttcttcttctttttctttttgacttTTTTCTTTGGCTCTTCCTGCCCAGGTGGCTCAGGTTGATGATTAGAATCCAAAATGGTCTCAGATTGTGATCTGCTTTtcaaattacctataaatttcATGagtttgctttcttttttttccactgGTTGATTGGGCTGGAGGACCTTGGTCTTGGTTTTATTTTCTGATTGTTTTGAGTGCTTCTTTTTTTTGGGCTCTGACCCTTCACCTGCATTGCTCTTTGGAGACTTCTTTTtgtcctttttctttttttcctttggcTGGGCTTCTTTTGCTTCTGGTGAAATGGCTTCATTAGATGTATTACTTGCAGATAAATTAGgttctttttcctttttctttttatccttCGACtttttatccattttctttttctcctttttctttttctcctttttctttttctcctttGACTTTTCTCCTTTTGAATCGGAAGAAGTGTCTTCACTGGATGTAGCACTTATAGGTAACTTAGgttctttttcctttttcttttttttctttttctctcctctTGGCGTCGTCTTCTGTTCTGTGTCAAACTGTGGAGTATCTAAATCATCACCTTCTGAGTTAAAGATGGACATTGACCTTGACCTTCCTTTACCTTTGATTTTTTCTTCTGGTTCATCTTGAGCTTCAGATGTTAACCACTGGGGCTGGGTGTTTGGTGGAAGGACATCATCCTTGTGTTCATCATCTTCTGTGTCTTCTCTAATGTAGACCTCTTTAGGCATTTGATTTGGGCTCTTACTCTTTTTAGACTTCTTAGACTCCTCCTTAGGCTGCTCTTGAGGCTCCTCCTTAGCCCCCTCCTCTATCAAAGCCATCTCCTCACCCTCATCTGCCTTTTCCTCATAATCGTCATCATCCTCGGAAAAGACCACACGTTTTcgatttagttttgtgttgtccctttaaaaatgaaaaaaaaaagttactttaacatgcatttaacatgcattaacataacattttattataattgtGTATTTATGGGAAATATAGTGTAATCCATTTAAGTGGTAGAACAGTGAATTATAGGAGTTTGATTTTTACTTCGATTAACAATTAATAACTGAATATTATAATATTCTATAAAATTACTTTCCTTTGCAATAATATCCTCAAATGtgaaagttaattaattaatgaattttttttttctgtttgataTTTAAACATAGTTATACTAAATGAATAAGTGTAAAAACTAgctaataaatttataaaaatagtaaACTACTAATAACCGATAATAAAACTAGTATTCATTTGGTAAAATGAATAGATCTCAGCAATTTTAAATCatgttttcaataaaaaaaaaaaagcttaatgttgatttaaaattataatgtcattgttttttttcttaattcaaaattttgatactttaataaatctaacatttatttatgcTTGCTACAAATAATGCTTGGCTACACTTTTATTACATTGGACACTGGTACTCgtacatttaagaaaaaaaca is a genomic window containing:
- the LOC106060785 gene encoding DNA-directed DNA/RNA polymerase mu-like isoform X1, whose amino-acid sequence is MTAEYRDDKDNEFAKPAVLYILPHKFQKKRLMDMKQSMLNKKIIFLNELDSKVTHIVTECLSYEQAMKFLDVNKAEVPKNALIVSTSWLVECLKNSKVLPVLECHRIKKVEKKDADHVDTSNVTEVSDWACKRGATLTHCNEKFTEALELLQNHAELRNEASDYSRALAFRRASCVLKSLPFALTDVQQLIGYKDIGEHVRKVLADILDYGSSPEVEEIRNSEWFHKMKLFTNVFGVGPAIAKSWIDKGWQSIADVRLAGSINKDWRISWGLAFYEDLLTPVTMQEAEAFETLIRTEMKKISPLSIVTVTGGFRRGKSNGHDIDILMTHPDEGAETNILSKLMGALNKCDLVLKGYFTQNTFSSEMLSDDSKKGLRSHFDHFEKWIGICKFPKSFQTDRKLQSVRDSSETLPESAQQLSHYSRTIQHQDVLPSEHVNISADNTMSPCSKHTFKTDDKQKSLTLKRERTEMLEDSSPKSKRFKYEDLSEKEVISLANSDRNWTARRVDLIVSPYSQYYYALVGWTGSKHFNRDIRLYAQKVLGLRLTSHGLFDMKKGEALPASSEEEVFRHLQLPYRDPMERNC
- the LOC106060785 gene encoding DNA-directed DNA/RNA polymerase mu-like isoform X2, with product MTAEYRDDKDNEFAKPAVLYILPHKFQKKRLMDMKQSMLNKKIIFLNELDSKVTHIVTECLSYEQAMKFLDVNKAEVPKNALIVSTSWLVECLKNSKVLPVLECHRIKKVEKKDADHVDTSNVTEVSDWACKRGATLTHCNEKFTEALELLQNHAELRNEASDYSRALAFRRASCVLKSLPFALTDVQQLIGYKDIGEHVRKVLALFTNVFGVGPAIAKSWIDKGWQSIADVRLAGSINKDWRISWGLAFYEDLLTPVTMQEAEAFETLIRTEMKKISPLSIVTVTGGFRRGKSNGHDIDILMTHPDEGAETNILSKLMGALNKCDLVLKGYFTQNTFSSEMLSDDSKKGLRSHFDHFEKWIGICKFPKSFQTDRKLQSVRDSSETLPESAQQLSHYSRTIQHQDVLPSEHVNISADNTMSPCSKHTFKTDDKQKSLTLKRERTEMLEDSSPKSKRFKYEDLSEKEVISLANSDRNWTARRVDLIVSPYSQYYYALVGWTGSKHFNRDIRLYAQKVLGLRLTSHGLFDMKKGEALPASSEEEVFRHLQLPYRDPMERNC
- the LOC106060785 gene encoding DNA-directed DNA/RNA polymerase mu-like isoform X3, whose translation is MKFLDVNKAEVPKNALIVSTSWLVECLKNSKVLPVLECHRIKKVEKKDADHVDTSNVTEVSDWACKRGATLTHCNEKFTEALELLQNHAELRNEASDYSRALAFRRASCVLKSLPFALTDVQQLIGYKDIGEHVRKVLADILDYGSSPEVEEIRNSEWFHKMKLFTNVFGVGPAIAKSWIDKGWQSIADVRLAGSINKDWRISWGLAFYEDLLTPVTMQEAEAFETLIRTEMKKISPLSIVTVTGGFRRGKSNGHDIDILMTHPDEGAETNILSKLMGALNKCDLVLKGYFTQNTFSSEMLSDDSKKGLRSHFDHFEKWIGICKFPKSFQTDRKLQSVRDSSETLPESAQQLSHYSRTIQHQDVLPSEHVNISADNTMSPCSKHTFKTDDKQKSLTLKRERTEMLEDSSPKSKRFKYEDLSEKEVISLANSDRNWTARRVDLIVSPYSQYYYALVGWTGSKHFNRDIRLYAQKVLGLRLTSHGLFDMKKGEALPASSEEEVFRHLQLPYRDPMERNC
- the LOC106060784 gene encoding uncharacterized protein LOC106060784 isoform X2, encoding MADVEKLVQVDTLDTMLDTNENKDGSFFSWLTPSKTKSKDDIPDPVEQELNMKSMSNEDLESIPWYRTKIPARMKALFQRAKSSINDAESWADYQDDPDWSFPMVKAHVFILDTSGEPNWFPVGPALRFLNQSTATNAVRQFSSYTMERIHHYAMNGESLHSLYAARKLVDVLIHIENRVNLEILYPLRRLANILKSKSMKAKLMIFMAATGTMDLEQAIKILSENTDRDAMAIAVEVVKSNFKVVMNDARFFLFSFENVLEIISGDNLCVNSELDAFWAVLFWVAYDYANRINFFPQLLSEVRFTCMTSLELMDCAKVTDMIKLSEKCKKMLITANWICHAREIGLEDPLGLPEHPQRHCLVNMQHEPPTVSEFDQRFLKYMRLMNRDVKDFSSQKDNTKLNRKRVVFSEDDDDYEEKADEGEEMALIEEGAKEEPQEQPKEESKKSKKSKSPNQMPKEVYIREDTEDDEHKDDVLPPNTQPQWLTSEAQDEPEEKIKGKGRSRSMSIFNSEGDDLDTPQFDTEQKTTPRGEKKKKKKKEKEPKLPISATSSEDTSSDSKGEKSKEKKKKEKKKKEKKKMDKKSKDKKKKEKEPNLSASNTSNEAISPEAKEAQPKEKKKKDKKKSPKSNAGEGSEPKKKKHSKQSENKTKTKVLQPNQPVEKKESKLMKFIGNLKSRSQSETILDSNHQPEPPGQEEPKKKVKKKKKKKDKKKDKNKNKQNNTEETSLESSSSEEQSAISDSSTSTNKAKHVTENKSDNSRGHNVKASPETKLLDISDSFILRSVRKPDGDALSLWENSVFPVQDNHILSGDILLPFRQQKIVLRKETIGSKTTVESMDQKHKNDEGLTHISKDDTDLDKNNCRIEKSFYL
- the LOC106060784 gene encoding uncharacterized protein LOC106060784 isoform X1, which translates into the protein MADVEKLVQVDTLDTMLDTNENKDGSFFSWLTPSKTKSKDDIPDPVEQELNMKSMSNEDLESIPWYRTKIPARMKALFQRAKSSINDAESWADYQDDPDWSFPMVKAHVFILDTSGEPNWFPVGPALRFLNQSTATNAVRQFSSYTMERIHHYAMNGESLHSLYAARKLVDVLIHIENRTFYAHRCVLCTHSEYFANILLENDLPPYAVTDITLKHVNPELFKRFLHFAYTGDVFVNLEILYPLRRLANILKSKSMKAKLMIFMAATGTMDLEQAIKILSENTDRDAMAIAVEVVKSNFKVVMNDARFFLFSFENVLEIISGDNLCVNSELDAFWAVLFWVAYDYANRINFFPQLLSEVRFTCMTSLELMDCAKVTDMIKLSEKCKKMLITANWICHAREIGLEDPLGLPEHPQRHCLVNMQHEPPTVSEFDQRFLKYMRLMNRDVKDFSSQKDNTKLNRKRVVFSEDDDDYEEKADEGEEMALIEEGAKEEPQEQPKEESKKSKKSKSPNQMPKEVYIREDTEDDEHKDDVLPPNTQPQWLTSEAQDEPEEKIKGKGRSRSMSIFNSEGDDLDTPQFDTEQKTTPRGEKKKKKKKEKEPKLPISATSSEDTSSDSKGEKSKEKKKKEKKKKEKKKMDKKSKDKKKKEKEPNLSASNTSNEAISPEAKEAQPKEKKKKDKKKSPKSNAGEGSEPKKKKHSKQSENKTKTKVLQPNQPVEKKESKLMKFIGNLKSRSQSETILDSNHQPEPPGQEEPKKKVKKKKKKKDKKKDKNKNKQNNTEETSLESSSSEEQSAISDSSTSTNKAKHVTENKSDNSRGHNVKASPETKLLDISDSFILRSVRKPDGDALSLWENSVFPVQDNHILSGDILLPFRQQKIVLRKETIGSKTTVESMDQKHKNDEGLTHISKDDTDLDKNNCRIEKSFYL